The Rhizorhabdus dicambivorans genome includes the window ATCGCGCTCGCCATTTCCGTTGCCGTCGGTCTGTGCGGCCTCGTTCTCGCAGCGGCAGGCAATCAGGACACAATGGAAATCCACGGCTGGCTGATCCTGGCCATTGCCGCCATTTGCGCCATCATCGTAATCCGCGGCATCTGGGGACCGGAACCGCCAAAATCCCGTTTGCAAAGCTACTATGACGAGCCCATCAAGGCCGGCATCATCGCCAGCATGGCTTGGGCGGTGGTGGCGATGTTCGTGGGGGTCTGGGTCGCCGCGCTGCTGGCATTCCCTGACCTGACGTTTGACAGTGCCTGGGCGAGCTTCGGCCGCTTGCGACCGGTGCACACCAGCGGCGTGATCTTCGGCTTTGGCGGCAACGCGCTCATCGCCACCTCGCTGCATGTCGTGCAGCGGACCTCGCGGGCGCGTCTTCCCGATCAGCTTTCGGCCTGGTTCGTGCTGGTGGGCTACAACCTGTTCTGCATCCTCGCGGCCAGCGGTTATCTGCTCGGGGTTACCCAATCGAAGGAATATGCCGAGGCCGAATGGTATGCCGACATCTGGCTGGTGATCGTCTGGGTGACCTACTTCATCCTCTACATCCGGACGCTCGCACGCCGCAAGGAACCACACATTTATGTGGCCAACTGGTACTTCATGGCCTTCATTCTCGTCGTCGCGATACTCCATATCATCAACAATCTCGCGATTCCGGTCTCGCTGGGCCATGCGAAGAGCTACACCATCTGGTCGGGCGTCCAGGATGCTATGGTGCAGTGGTGGTATGGTCATAACGCCGTCGCCTTCTTCCTGACGGCGGGCTTCCTGGGCATGCTCTATTACTACCTGCCCATCCGGGCCCAGCGGCCGATCTTCTCCTACCGTCTCTCGATCCTGAGCTTTTGGGGCATTACCTTCTTCTACATGTGGGCGGGTTCCCACCACCTTCATTATACCGCCCTACCGCACTGGGTTCAGACGCTGGGCATGACCTTCTCGGTGATGCTCCTCGTGCCGTCATGGGCTTCGGCTGGCAACGCCTTGCTAACATTGAACGGCGCCTGGCACCGCGTGCGCGATGATGCGACGCTCCGCTTCATGATGGTCGCGGCGGTGTTTTATGGCATCTCGACCTTTGAAGGTTCGTTCCTCGCCATCCGGCCCGTCAATTCGCTTTCGCATTACACCGACTGGACGGTTGGCCATGTTCACGCCGGCGCGCTCGGCTGGGTGGCGCTCATCACCTTCGGCTCGCTCTACACGCTGGTGCCGTCCTTGTGGAAGCGCGAGGCGATGTATTCGCCCGCCTTGGTCGAGTGGCACTTCTGGCTCTCGCTTGCCGGCACTCTTGTCTACATTTTTGCCATGTGGAACTCGGGCATCATCCAGGGCCTGATGTGGCGGACCTATACGGAGGAAGGCACGCTAGCCTACTCCTTCCTGGATTCGCTCAGAGCCATGTATCCCTATTACATCGCGCGTACGCTCGGCGGCCTTCTGTTCCTGATCGGTGCTGTGATCGGCGCCTACAATATGTGGAGGACCATTCGCGCCGCCTCGGCCCAGGCGCCGTTCGAAGGCGACGTCCCGCTACAGGCCGCGACGGCGGCGGGGAGGGCCTGAGCCGTGGCGGAACTGTTTCATCGCAAGCTCGAACGTTCGGCGATCGGCTTCGTGCTCGCCATCATCGCGGCTGCCAGTGTCGGCGGCCTCGTCGAGATCGCTCCGCTTTTCACGATCGACGAGACGGTCGAGGAGGCGCCAGACATGCGGCTCTACACGCCGCTCGAACTGGCGGGGCGAAACATCTATGTGCGCGAAGGATGCTATGCCTGTCACAGCCAGATGATCCGGACGCTGCAGGACGAAGTTGAGCGCTATGGTCCCTATTCGCTCGCGGTCGAATCCAAATATGACCATCCGATGCTCTGGGGTTCGAAGCGCACCGGACCCGACCTCGCCCGCGTTGGCGGCAAATATTCCGATTTCTGGCACGTCGCCCATCTGACCAATCCGCGCGATGTGGTGCCCGATTCCAATATGCCGGCCTATCCCTGGCTGGCGCGGACGCCCTTGCGCCTCGCTGATCTGCCCTTGCACCTCAAGGCGCTGCGGGCCGCGGGGGTGCCCTACACCGATGCCATGATCGAGAATGCGAGCGTCGATGCCTTCGACCAGGCGACACCGGAAAGCTCGACCTCGTCCGGTATCACCGAGCGGTATGGCGAAGAAACGCAGGTTCGCGTGTTCGACGATGTGGCGACCGAGGTCACCGAGATGGACGCGCTCGTCGCCTATCTTCAGGTTCTCGGCCGGCTGACCGACGTGCCGTACAAGAATACGGCCGCGCCGCAGAAGCCGCCAGAGCCGGTGAAATGACATGAGGAGGCAGGCATGGACATAAGCCACGAGGCTCTTGTTGCATTCTCGAAAAGCTGGGGGCTGTTCTACCTCATCGGTCTGATGATCGGTGTCCTCATTTATACGTTCCGGCCGTCCAATCGTGGCAAGTTCAACCGAGCCAAACAAAGCGTTCTCGATCAGGACGACAAGCCATGGACGTAGAGCGCGATCCCGTCAGCGGTCATGAAACGACCGGCCATGTCTGGAATGGCATCAAGGAGCTCGATACGCCGGTCCCCAAGGGTGTGCTGATTTTTCTGATCGTCACCCATCTCTTCGCTTTCGCCTGGTGGATTCTCATGCCGACTTGGCCCTTGGGCGACACCTACACCAAGGGAATTCTCAACATCGACCAGCGCACCTCGGTCGAAAAGCACCTGGTCGATTCGCAGGCGGGACGGGCCGACTGGATAAAGCGGATCGAAAGCGAGAACCTCGAGCAGATCGCGGCCGACCCCCGGCTCATGACCATCGTGCGTAGCACCGGCCACCGGTTGTTCGGCGACAACTGCGCCGCCTGCCACGGCATTAATGCCAAGGGGGGTTATGGTTATCCCGATCTGACCGATGACGACTGGATCTGGGGCGGCGACCTTGAGACGATCGCGCAGACCATGCGTGTTGGGGTCAATGTGGAGCATCCGCAGGGGCGCGTCTCGCAGATGCCCTCGTTCGGACGCGACGGGATACTCGATGCCGATCAGGTCAGTCTGGCGGCCAACTATGTCTACGCCTTGTCGCATCCCAAGTTCGTGACGAATGCCAATCGGACGTCGATTGTATCGGGGCGCGAGGTCTTCATGGCCAATTGCGCGATTTGCCATGGCGAGGATGCGCGCGGGAAGCGCGATGTCGGCGCTCCCAATCTGACGGACGCGCGTTGGATCTATGGAGGAGACATCGATCAGATCGTGGAGACCGTCCATGGCGGACGCCAGGGGCATATGCCGACATGGGACGAGCGGCTTACGGACTCGGATATCAAGATATTGGCGCTCTATGTTCATTCGCTGAGCGCGCCTCAGCGATGACGGCCATGCGATCCCGATCCCGGTGGCTGGTCTGGACGCTGGTGGCAGCAGGCCTTTTGCTGTTCGTTCTTGCGAACGCGCATTTTTTCTACGTCGCCTTTCGCTCGCAGCCCGAATGCGTGGGACATTTGAAGGAACGCGCGAACGGGAGCGGGCAGTATCGCGCGGCGAAATCGGCATGCTGAAAGGTAGCGGGACATGAGCGATAAAAGCCCCTCTTATGGCTTGCTGAGCCAGACCTCGGGCATCGAGGAGACGAAGAGCGCGCGGTTTCAGCGCCATCTTCCCGCTTCCATCGGCTTCCAATGGCTCAAGGCCGGATGGCAGGATCTTTTCCATCGGCCGATGCCGAGCCTGGCCTACGGTCTGGGCATTTTCCTTCTGTCTCTCGCTGCTGTCGCGATGCTCGCGCTGTATGGCCGCGACTATATTCTTTTTCCCGCGCTCGCCGGCTTCATGATCATTGCCCCGCTGCTGGCCATCGGACTCTATGAGAAAAGCCGCAACCGAGAAGCGGGACGCGATACGTCGCTGCGCGAAATGCTCCTGGTGAAACCGGCGGCGGGCCCGCAGGTGCTTTTCACCGGGGTCCTGCTCAGCCTGCTGATGCTACTGTGGATGCGATCCGCGGTGCTCATCTATGCGTTGTTCTTCGGCGTGCGCCCCTTTCCCGGCCTGCCTCACATAACCGCCTTCCTGCTGACCGAGCCGGTGGGATGGATTATTCTCGGCGTCGGCACGGCGGTGGGCGGCCTGTTCGCCTCATTCGCTTTTGCGATCAGTGTTTTTGCCATTCCGATGCTCCTCGATCGCAAGGTCGATGCGCTCACGGCGATGGGAACAAGCACGGCGCTCGTCTGGAACAACCTTGCGCCGATGATCGTCTGGGGCGCCATCGTCCTTGCGCTTTTCATACTCTGCGCGGCTACGGGCTTGATCGGCCTCATCGTCATCTTCCCGTGGCTTGGACATGCCACATGGCATGCCTATCGCGCGGTCTCAGACACGCAGGCCTAGACATGGCCAGCCATGCCATGCCTGCCGTCCAGGCGCCGACATCATTGACCGGGCAATCGGTCGATGAACTCATCTTCGCCAGCCAATCGCTGGATGACGGAACGATGAGGACGCAACTGTCGGTCCCGACCGCGCATTGCGGCGGATGCATGGCGAAGATCGAGCGCATCCTTGGTAACCTCGAGGGCGTCGTAGCGGCTCGGGTCAATCTATCGACGCGGCGTGTGACCGTCACATGGCGGCAAGCGCAAACCGCGAGTGCACCGCCTTTGCTGGCAACGCTGAACGAGGCGGGCTTCGAGGCAAATCTTCTCAGCCAACCGGACGAACGCGCCGATCCCGAAAAGCGCCGGCTGATCGTCGCGACAGCGGTCGCCGGCTTCGCGGCGATGAACATCATGCTGCTTTCGGTGTCGGTCTGGTCAGGCGCCGACCCCGCTACGCGGCAGCTGTTCCATCTCATCTCGGCGCTGCTCGCGCTTCCCGCGGTATTCTTTTCGGGGCGCATCTTCTTCTTGTCGGCATGGTCGGCATTGCGCGCGGGACGCACCAATATGGATGTGCCCATCTCGATCGGCATCGTCCTGACACTGGGTCTCAGCATCTACGACACGCTGCATTTCGGACGCCATGCCTATTTCGACGCGGTCGTGACGCTGATCTTTTTCCTGCTTGTCGGACGAACGCTCGACCATGCCATGCGTGACAAGGCCCGTTCGGCCGTGCTCGGGCTGACGCGAATGACGCCTGCGGGCGCGAATGTAATCGGCACGGATGGATCGCGCGCTTTTAGACCGCTCGAGGATGTCTCGGTGGGTGATGTCATCCTCGTCGCGCCAGGCGAGCGTGTTCCGCTGGATGGTCTTGTCCTTGCGGGCGAGGGCGATCTCGACACTGCCGCGGTCACGGGCGAGGCGATGCCGGTGCCGGTACGACCGGGAAGCACGCTCGTTTCGGGCATGCTGAATCTCAATGGTTCGCTCAAGGTGCGTGTGACCAACAGCCACGCGCGGTCCTTTCTATCCGAAATGGTGCGAATGATGGAAGCGGCCGAGCAGGGCAGAGCACGCTATCGCCGTCTCGCCGACCGTGTTGCGGCCTATTACTCGCCGATCATCCATTCGCTGGCCTTGGCCGTGTTTGCCGGGTGGTTCCTTGACACAGGCGATTGGCATCGGGCGCTGACCATTGCCATTTCGGTGCTCATTGTGACCTGTCCCTGCGCGCTTGGTCTCGCCATACCCATGGTTCAGGTCGCCGCGGCGAAGCGCTTGTTCGAGCACGGCATCGCGCTCAAGGATGGAAGCGCGCTCGAGCGGCTTGCACAGGTCGATACCGTGATTTTTGACAAGACCGGCACGCTCACTCATGGCGATTTGCGAGTGAGCAAGATCGCCATCGATGAACCCTATCGCGCAATCGTGATGGCGCTGGCGTCGCGTTCCAACCATCCCGTCGCACGCGCGATTGCCGCCAACGGCGGCGCCTTGTCCGGCCTCGATCTGGACAGTTTTTCCGAGCTGCCGGGCCGGGGTTTGGAGGGCCAGCGGAACGGCCATCTGTTTCGCCTGGGGCGTGCCGATTGGGCTTTGAATCCAGGCACGGGCGAGAGTGGCGGTTTCCAGACCGTGTTCTCGGTCGATGGTGAGCTTGCCGGCCATTTTGCCTTCTTGGACGTTGAAAAGACGAGTGCGCGGGAAGCGGTGGCCAAGCTTGACGCGCTTGGGCTGCCTATCGAACTGCTTTCGGGCGATCACATTGCTTCTGTGTCGGGGTTCGCGAACGCGATCGGTATCGCCCACTGGCGTGCCGGATTGCTGCCGCAGCATAAGGTGGAGCGGCTTCAGGCGCTGGCGGACAGTCAGCGCCTGACCTTGATGGTGGGTGATGGGCTGAACGATGGACCGGCACTGGCGGCGGCGCACGTTTCGATGGCTCCTTCCAATGCCGCCGACATCGGTCGGGCGGCCGCGGATATTGTTTATCTCGGCCAGGATCTCGATGCGGTTCCGCGCGCTGTGCAGATCGCGCGCGCGGCCCGGCAACGTGTCCGCCAGAACCTGGCGCTTTCCGTCGGTTATAACCTTTTGGTGATTCCTGTGGCCATGGCGGGCTATGTCACCCCACTGCTTGCTGCCGTCGCCATGTCGCTTTCGTCGATTTCGGTCGTTGCGAACTCTCTGCGAATTCCCGCAGCACGCGGATCACGGCTTAGCAGGCGAGCGCCGGCACCGACCCTCGTTCCCCTGGCCGCTACCCGATGAGCGGGATCCTGTGGCTGGTGCCGGTCGCGCTGCTGATGGGCCTTGCTGGGCTGGGCGCCTTTCTTTGGTCGATGCGCACCGGGCAGTATGATGATCTGGATGGAGCGGCCGAGCGAGTCGTGACCGACGCCAAGTCAGACCAGCCTCTTGTCGAACCTGATGATTGGCGACCCGAAACCGAGGGCGAGGCAAATCGTTTGCGATAAGGATGGTGGTGTGGACACCATTGGGCAAAGGACGAAGTGATGATGCAGGCACCGAGTTGGAATTGGGTGGGCGTCCTTGCCTTCATCTGCGGGGCGGCGGTCATCATTCCCAGCCTTGTCGCGCTTGCACTCAGTCTTGCCGCTGTTGCCCGAAACCTCCTGTGAGGCTGGCATCGGTCTGACGGAGGGATAGTGGTCTACCTTGGAAAAACTGGTCCAATTCTGAAGAGAGCCCATTTGGGCATGAGAATTGGAGAAATGTATGGGACGTCAGAGGTTTACGCCGGAGCAGATCATAGCGAAGCTGCGTGAAGTAGAGGTGATTGTGGGGCGAGGCGGCACAGCGGTGGAGGCTTGCCGCCAGATCGGGATCGCGGAGCAGACGCTATATCGGTGGCGCAAGGAATATGGCGGGCTGAAGGTCGACCAGGCGCGGCGAATGAAGGATCTGGAGCGCCAGAATGCGCGGCTGAAGAAGCTGGTGGCCGACCTCGCGCTCGACAAGGCGATCCTGCAAGAGGCGTCGAAGCTGACTTTTTGAGTCCCTCCCGTCGCCGTGAGGCGATCGAGCAGATCCGTCGCGCGTTGCCGGTATCGGAGCGACGGACCTGCCGTGTTCTGGGCCAGCATCGTTCGACACAGCGCCATCCACCGAAGGATGATGCCGACGAGCGGCGGCTAACAGCCGACATCATCGCGCTGGCCAAGGACTATGGCCGGTATGGCTATCGCCGCATCCATGTCTTGCTGGGCCAGGCGGGCTGGCAGGTCAGCCTGTCAGTGGTGAGAACACCGGGAATAAAAGGGGCCACGGATCGGCCAGTCTCACCGGATTAAAAAGGGGCCAGTCCTGCTAGACCTCCGTTTTTGGGCGGAGGTGGAGGATGAAGAGAGTGGAGCTTTATCAGAAGGTCCGCCGCGCCGTGCTGATTGACGGGATGAGCCGTCGCGCTGCCGCCCGGTATTTTGGGATCAATCGCAAGACCGTCGACAAGATGCTGTGCTTTCCAGAGCCAGCAGCGCACGGCCGGAGCGGGCAAACCTACAGCCGCAAGCTGTCCGGATTTACCGACATCATTGACCAAATCCTGGTGGATGACCGCAAGGTTCACATCAAACAGCGACACACTGCCGCGCGTATTTTCGAGCGTCTGCGCGATGAACATGGCTTCACCGGCGGCATCACCATTGTTCGCGACTATGTGGCGGGCGCCAAGTTGCGCAGCCGCGAGGTGTTCATACCATTGAGCCACAAGCCGGGGCATGCGCAGGTGGATTTTGGTGAGGCGGACGGGATCATCGACGGCAAGTTGGTGCGGTTCCACTATTTCTGCATGGACCTGCCGCACAGCGATGCGCCGTTCGTTAAAGCCTATCCTGCCGAGGTGGCTGAGGCATTTTGCGAAGGGCACGTGGCGGCCTTTGCCTTCTTCGGCGGCATCCCGCAGTCGATCCTGTATGACAACACCAAGCTGGCAGTGGCGCAGATCCTGGGCGACGGGAAGCGCGAGCGCAGCCGGATGTTCTCGACCCTCCAGAGCCATTACCTGTTCGAAGACAAATTCGGGCGCCCCGGCAAGGGTAACGACAAGGGCAAGGTCGAGGGGCTGGTCGGTTATTCCCGGCGCCACTTCATGGTGCCGAGGCCAGAGGCGCCCAGCTTTGATGCGCTGAACGCGCGCTTTGTCGAACAATGCATGGAGCGACGACAGGCCATCTTGCGCGGGCATGAGCGCAGCATCGGTGACAGGCTGGTGGCTGATCTGGCGGCCTTTATGCCGCTACCGGCGGTGCCGTTCGATCCCTGCCATATGGTGACGGGGCGGGCCTCGTCGATGTCGCTGGTGCGCTATCGTACCAATGATTATTCGGTGCCGACGGCCTATGCCCACCAGGAGGTCGTAATCAAAGGCTATGTCGATCGGGTTGCGATCATCTGTGGCGGGGAGCTGATCGCAGTGCATCCGCGCAGCTATGAGCGGGAGGACTTCATTGCCAACCCGCTGCACTATCTGGCGCTGTTAGAACAGAAACCCCGCGCGCTTGATCAGGCAGCGCCGCTCGATGGCTGGGTGCTGGCTGAACCGATGCATCGCATCCGACGACTGATGGAGGCGCGCAGCGGCAAAGAGGGACGGCGCGAGTTCATCCAGGTGCTGCGGCTATGCGAACGCTTCGAGCAGTCCCTGGTG containing:
- the istA gene encoding IS21 family transposase, whose protein sequence is MKRVELYQKVRRAVLIDGMSRRAAARYFGINRKTVDKMLCFPEPAAHGRSGQTYSRKLSGFTDIIDQILVDDRKVHIKQRHTAARIFERLRDEHGFTGGITIVRDYVAGAKLRSREVFIPLSHKPGHAQVDFGEADGIIDGKLVRFHYFCMDLPHSDAPFVKAYPAEVAEAFCEGHVAAFAFFGGIPQSILYDNTKLAVAQILGDGKRERSRMFSTLQSHYLFEDKFGRPGKGNDKGKVEGLVGYSRRHFMVPRPEAPSFDALNARFVEQCMERRQAILRGHERSIGDRLVADLAAFMPLPAVPFDPCHMVTGRASSMSLVRYRTNDYSVPTAYAHQEVVIKGYVDRVAIICGGELIAVHPRSYEREDFIANPLHYLALLEQKPRALDQAAPLDGWVLAEPMHRIRRLMEARSGKEGRREFIQVLRLCERFEQSLVEWAVARALEMGAISFDAIKMIALARLEQRVPRLDLQFYPHLPRANVGRTDPRTYMGLLSQAGTPATGVAA
- a CDS encoding heavy metal translocating P-type ATPase, translated to MASHAMPAVQAPTSLTGQSVDELIFASQSLDDGTMRTQLSVPTAHCGGCMAKIERILGNLEGVVAARVNLSTRRVTVTWRQAQTASAPPLLATLNEAGFEANLLSQPDERADPEKRRLIVATAVAGFAAMNIMLLSVSVWSGADPATRQLFHLISALLALPAVFFSGRIFFLSAWSALRAGRTNMDVPISIGIVLTLGLSIYDTLHFGRHAYFDAVVTLIFFLLVGRTLDHAMRDKARSAVLGLTRMTPAGANVIGTDGSRAFRPLEDVSVGDVILVAPGERVPLDGLVLAGEGDLDTAAVTGEAMPVPVRPGSTLVSGMLNLNGSLKVRVTNSHARSFLSEMVRMMEAAEQGRARYRRLADRVAAYYSPIIHSLALAVFAGWFLDTGDWHRALTIAISVLIVTCPCALGLAIPMVQVAAAKRLFEHGIALKDGSALERLAQVDTVIFDKTGTLTHGDLRVSKIAIDEPYRAIVMALASRSNHPVARAIAANGGALSGLDLDSFSELPGRGLEGQRNGHLFRLGRADWALNPGTGESGGFQTVFSVDGELAGHFAFLDVEKTSAREAVAKLDALGLPIELLSGDHIASVSGFANAIGIAHWRAGLLPQHKVERLQALADSQRLTLMVGDGLNDGPALAAAHVSMAPSNAADIGRAAADIVYLGQDLDAVPRAVQIARAARQRVRQNLALSVGYNLLVIPVAMAGYVTPLLAAVAMSLSSISVVANSLRIPAARGSRLSRRAPAPTLVPLAATR
- the ccoS gene encoding cbb3-type cytochrome oxidase assembly protein CcoS, giving the protein MSGILWLVPVALLMGLAGLGAFLWSMRTGQYDDLDGAAERVVTDAKSDQPLVEPDDWRPETEGEANRLR
- the ccoO gene encoding cytochrome-c oxidase, cbb3-type subunit II, whose product is MAELFHRKLERSAIGFVLAIIAAASVGGLVEIAPLFTIDETVEEAPDMRLYTPLELAGRNIYVREGCYACHSQMIRTLQDEVERYGPYSLAVESKYDHPMLWGSKRTGPDLARVGGKYSDFWHVAHLTNPRDVVPDSNMPAYPWLARTPLRLADLPLHLKALRAAGVPYTDAMIENASVDAFDQATPESSTSSGITERYGEETQVRVFDDVATEVTEMDALVAYLQVLGRLTDVPYKNTAAPQKPPEPVK
- a CDS encoding cbb3-type cytochrome c oxidase subunit 3, translated to MDISHEALVAFSKSWGLFYLIGLMIGVLIYTFRPSNRGKFNRAKQSVLDQDDKPWT
- the ccoN gene encoding cytochrome-c oxidase, cbb3-type subunit I, producing MILTLTETERQIALAISVAVGLCGLVLAAAGNQDTMEIHGWLILAIAAICAIIVIRGIWGPEPPKSRLQSYYDEPIKAGIIASMAWAVVAMFVGVWVAALLAFPDLTFDSAWASFGRLRPVHTSGVIFGFGGNALIATSLHVVQRTSRARLPDQLSAWFVLVGYNLFCILAASGYLLGVTQSKEYAEAEWYADIWLVIVWVTYFILYIRTLARRKEPHIYVANWYFMAFILVVAILHIINNLAIPVSLGHAKSYTIWSGVQDAMVQWWYGHNAVAFFLTAGFLGMLYYYLPIRAQRPIFSYRLSILSFWGITFFYMWAGSHHLHYTALPHWVQTLGMTFSVMLLVPSWASAGNALLTLNGAWHRVRDDATLRFMMVAAVFYGISTFEGSFLAIRPVNSLSHYTDWTVGHVHAGALGWVALITFGSLYTLVPSLWKREAMYSPALVEWHFWLSLAGTLVYIFAMWNSGIIQGLMWRTYTEEGTLAYSFLDSLRAMYPYYIARTLGGLLFLIGAVIGAYNMWRTIRAASAQAPFEGDVPLQAATAAGRA
- a CDS encoding DUF2189 domain-containing protein encodes the protein MSDKSPSYGLLSQTSGIEETKSARFQRHLPASIGFQWLKAGWQDLFHRPMPSLAYGLGIFLLSLAAVAMLALYGRDYILFPALAGFMIIAPLLAIGLYEKSRNREAGRDTSLREMLLVKPAAGPQVLFTGVLLSLLMLLWMRSAVLIYALFFGVRPFPGLPHITAFLLTEPVGWIILGVGTAVGGLFASFAFAISVFAIPMLLDRKVDALTAMGTSTALVWNNLAPMIVWGAIVLALFILCAATGLIGLIVIFPWLGHATWHAYRAVSDTQA
- the ccoP gene encoding cytochrome-c oxidase, cbb3-type subunit III; protein product: MDVERDPVSGHETTGHVWNGIKELDTPVPKGVLIFLIVTHLFAFAWWILMPTWPLGDTYTKGILNIDQRTSVEKHLVDSQAGRADWIKRIESENLEQIAADPRLMTIVRSTGHRLFGDNCAACHGINAKGGYGYPDLTDDDWIWGGDLETIAQTMRVGVNVEHPQGRVSQMPSFGRDGILDADQVSLAANYVYALSHPKFVTNANRTSIVSGREVFMANCAICHGEDARGKRDVGAPNLTDARWIYGGDIDQIVETVHGGRQGHMPTWDERLTDSDIKILALYVHSLSAPQR